The Oscarella lobularis chromosome 4, ooOscLobu1.1, whole genome shotgun sequence nucleotide sequence CTGGATGGAATTCAGGTAGGAGAGAAAACGCTGTTGAGAAAATCTTACTGAAACAAATATTTTAGGATAATTATACGTTTGCCCAGCCGGGAATACAGACAAAAGTGAATGGCATGCGAGAAGTTGTGAATCGAGTTGATGGCGAGTCAAAATGCAAAAGAATTTTACGGCAATAATTAATAGGAGTATTTTATTTCCCTCCAGCTTCACTTCATCGGCATCTGGCTGAAAATTCCGTCGAATATCTTCAATTTTCCTTTCGCTGGTTTAACAATATACTCATGCGCGAACTTCCGCTTCGATGTGTCATCCGCCTATGGGACACGTACCATGCTGAGGCGAATGGCTTTGGAAATTTTCATCTCTACGTTTGCTCCGCCTTTCTCGTCCGTTTCTCCAAGTCTCTACTCCAAGAGAAAGATTTCCAGGCAAAAAATCTTCCGCcggttttcttttgtcgtcAAGAAAGCCTTCTTTTTTAGGGAATCATGACTTTTCTTCAGAATCTACCCACATCGCGATGGGGCGACGATGAAATAAGCGTTCTCCTCTCTGAAGCCTATCAGCTGAAGTACATGTTTGCCGACGCACCAAGTCATCTGCAATCTACCACAACCACTTAAATAGAGAATCTACAGCGTagaccccccccccctcccaAAACCCATGTACTATAACAAAAATAAacattcgtttttttacaGAGAACTGCTACCGTCGAGTTCAAGTCCagaaatcaatttcttcgtccACAGATTAAGAATCGAATCGGCAATGACTCGCGCCGTCTTTTTCTGATAGCCCCCCGATGTCACCATGACAATGGGTACGGGCTTCTCCCGCGACCGCGCCGCCTTGAAAACGATTTCATCCCGTTGGACAATTCCCTCGGCGGTGATAGCAAGTCGTCCGAGCGGATCCCCAATGAGGATGTCCGTTCCGGCATTATAGACGATAACGTCGGGACGGAATTCGTTAAGTGCCGACTCCACGTGCCGCTCCACGAGACGAAGatactcgtcgtcgctcgtctcgtGACGTAACTCGACGGAACGTCGTATCGCTCGTCGAGCGGGAAAATCCATGGGGTAGATGCCCGCGTTATAGGCGTCGAGTATGTAGACgcgtttgtcgtcgacgaaatcgcgctCGTGCCCGTTTCCCTGGTGGgcgtcgagatcgacgatCATGGCGGACCCCATCGTCGGCACGTGTTCGAAAAGGTAATGTATGGCGAGCGTTATGTCGGCGTAAGCGCAAAAGCCGCCGCCTTCAGAACGCGAACAGTGATGaaagccgccgccgatgTTGATCGCCCAGCCGCGATCGAGCGCCAGTTTCGCCGCGAGGATCGTGCCGCCCGTTTGATAGCGCAGCGGTCGGAGGACCTTGCGTTGAATGATGAAGTTTGGGAGCATAGCGACGATGGGAACTTCGGTGACGCGCGCGACGTTGACGCTCCAGCGTAGGGAATCGATGTAGGATTTCTCGTGGACTTTGAGGAGTTCGTCTTCGGTCGGTTCGAGCGGTTCGACGATGTCGCGCGACGAGGCGATCATGCCGTCTTGGCAGAGCATCGTGAAGATGCGACCCCATTTGCCGCTGTCGAATGGATGGAGTTTCTCGAGACCGAGAAAGCCGATGTTGTACGTTGAGCTGTAGACGATGGGAAGTTGATTTGGCTCGATGTCGCGATAGAGACGGCATTGCGGCGGCGAAGCTTCGGAGGCCATCTTTGCGAGTCCCCGGATACTGACCATAAAAGGTCGTCAGTAAAAACGTTAATTCAGAATAGTAGCCATTTCTTGATCGTTTCCTTTCTCCTTCCAATAAGCTACGTTTCTTCATGTCCCGTCTTGTCCCGTCGGAATTACGCGCTCATCCGGGCCCTCCCCGGATCACGCGCCAGTGTTTTCGCTATGACAACGCCGAAGTATACTGCTGCCCAGTTCCACAAGCGTCGTGCGTAGAAATAAGGCCGATGTCGCTGTCTTCGACCGAAGGCGGAACTTCCATTGTTTTGGACAGCATAGCCAAGCCCGTACCGGCGGCGTCGACCGTGGGCGCCGTcgtgaaaatcgacgaaacgggTCGCACGATCGTCGCACCGTTTCGCAAATATCGCGACGCCCATCGGATGCACTACAGCTTCAACTCCGAACTCACATTTTCGCCAAAATTAAATCAAACGAGCCTGAAAATGGCACGCGAGCGTGGAGACAGATGGAAAGAAGCGTACGGGCTTCGACAAGCGGCGCAAGCGGCCGAAACGGAAAAACTCTTCACATTTCGACCGCGCGTGAgcgaaaaaagtcgaaaaattGTGGAAAAACTCAAAACGACGTTCAAATCGCGAAAtattcgtcgtcaacgcgacgacgacgacaacaaaacgaagaagaaaaattccaaGGCGCGGGCGTCGAAATCAAGTGCGTCCGCCGCCTGCTTGCCCTCTCTCGTGCCGCACGCGCAAAATGATTCCCTATCATCGTCGCCCGAAAAGTGTCAAAGCTCGTGCAGCAATTTGCCGGAAATCCAATCGGAGGCGAGTCTCACTCCGATCCAAGTCCAGACGGCGCCGCTTCGAAAAGTGGCGgtggcagcggcggcggcggcggcaccgaaCGTTGTAaaagcgccgtcgccgtcgccgtcgccgccgccgccaccgcgaCTATCAGCTTCTGTACCCCAAGAGACAACTGTCATTTCTCCCAaatgtcgtcgatcgaaggTAACGGCAACGACAAGGTCcttgtcgtcggcggcgcttGTTTCGCCGCAGTGGTGCGACGTGCCGTCGATTGGACGCGTGAGACGAGCGCGCCACGCGGCGGAGAGAGCCGTCATTGAGAAGAAAGTTTTCCTATGTCTCGGTCCGTATCCGGCCGTCAGGCAGAGTTTGAGACGACGCGGTTGGGTCGAGAAGAATTATCACGGACCGCTTGGAGACGGGCAACGTGctatgaagaagaagacgaaaaagattGTGCGAAATGTTGCTGGAGAGaaagaggcgacgacgactgcggctgcgtccgaaagcgacgcgtcTAGTAGCGATAGCGACGGAGAGCCCGAGGATTCAGATCTTCTTGTGCAAGCCTATAGAGAGGAGTTTAGTTCTAGTGAAGATGATCAATACTCAATGGCGGTAAGTAAGAGTCACCAATGTGCTAATATACTAAAAGGTCCTTTTTTAATTGTTTAGTCTCGAGCCGTGAGGGATAGCTATCCGCACTTTATATGGACTTGCAAGCCGAGGGACATAGCGTTCCGTCTGCTTCGCAAAGACCAGATTGCTTGCCACTACAAACGCAACGGTTCCCTTACAACGAAGGTAGAATAGAATGCAGTTTGtttttcgaaacgaaactGTCTTTCCAAGGTGGGCATATGCATGCATCTGCGAAATTTGCGATGGCACGGCGACGTTCACGCGGACACGTTTTTTCCTCGCTGCTACCGACTttgcgccgacgacgaaaaattcaatttcattgGTAAATCGTTTTTCACGATGCTATTCGCGTCTGTGCATGCGAATTCGCATTCTTTCGCGATAGACGATTTTCGGCTGACGGCAGCGTCAAACATCTTGAAATGGATTACAGATAATTATCAGAACCGTCGGCCTAGAAGTGGCTCAAACGGACCCGTCATACCACGCAGTGCAATCAAACTTGCCCTCAAGGCCTGCGAAAATTTTATCACTTCCTGTGAACACAGGGATATCGATGAACACGGCACGGTCAGAAAAGTGCACTGCTGCATTGATAAGCATCTATTTTGTGCGCTCAGAAATCGGTTTTGACGGAAGAAGAGTGGAATTCGCTTGTACTTTTTTCGCATCAACTGACCGTGTAGGTTTGCATATGAAGTCTTCGCTTTTGTACCATATCTGCTTATAGCGAGAAAGGAACTTTGGAACCTCATGCTGACAAGAATGACGTGTCACGttttgaaaacgttcttAGTCAGGTACAGCAATACATTTACAAATAGGAGTATTAGTAcaattgaatttatttttagctaAGACTCTACTTGCCTCAGTTTGATATGGACGGCATGACCAATATTTGGATAGTGAAACCGGGGGCTAAATCTCGAGGCAGAGGTACGTGTGAAGAGAGGTttggtttttaattaaccatACAATTAGGTATAACGTGCATAAACAAATTGGAAACAATACTAGCTTTAGCTTCTAGTCCCGCTCAGAAGGACGAAAGCAAATGGGTTGTTCAGAAGTACATAGGTAGCGAGAAAAAGGCGTTGTAGCGATTTTAACcgagtttgacgtcatattttttattagaacGACCGCTTCTGATTTACAACACAAAATTTGATATTCGTCAGTGGTTTTTGGTCACTGCTTGGAATCCGCTTACTTTTTGGATGTATAAGGATTGCTATTTGAGATTCTGCTCGCAGCAATTCAGTCTCGACGACCTTGATGTGTAAGAGGCAAATCGCTATGTATAACGCGCACGTCGTAattttctttgctctttcttttgcaaGGTCTGTTCATCTTTGCAATAATTCCATACAAAAGTATTACGAAAATGTGGCGAGATCGGAAGAATTGCCTGATGACAATCTCTGGTTTCACGAACGCTTCAAAGAATTTCTTGCGTAAGTGCCGTGAAATTTACTCTCTTCGCTTGCAACTGCATTATGCACGTCTATAAAGTGAACGCGGAGCCGAAACGGCCTGGGACGAAACCATTTATCCTGGAATGAAACAGGCCATAGCCAATGTCCTACTAACGACGCAAGAAGACATGGAAACTCGAAAGGCATGCAGAACGGAGACTAGATCGCGGGCTAATATAATTACAGTTGAAACAGAATTCGTTTGAACTGTATGGTGCCGATTTTATGATTACTGAGGGGGACTACAGACCGTGGCTGGTACGTTCTATCATATGTaggacgtcgacgctgtGAGAAAAATATGACTTTTTAGATTGAAGTCAATTGTAGTCCGGCAATGGGAGCTAGCGGTAAAGTCACAGCGAAACTGTGTCCACAAGTCATCGAGGATACCATAAAGGGTAGGAGCATCTCGGCCGCACTTCAGTCAATGTATTGATTACTCTTCCGGCGTCTAGTCGTTATAGATCGAAAGGTAAATAAGACAGTGGATACCGGACGATTCGAACTGGCATTGAAGCAGGTAATAAACACTGTACTGGCGTAGCGTACCAGTTCTGTGAGCTCCCCataaatcaaataattttttctcattaATCAAggctgccgtcgccgttcctCCCTACACGGGCATGCAGTTATCGGTTGACGGCACAAGAATATCGAAATCGAGTCGTCCTCGAGCCGTCTCGCTGGATCGATTCGGTGATGAAACGACAGCTACGTCGCTCGCTGCGCTGAACAGTGTCGATAATGATATCGCTACTGATCGTTCGCTGAaatctccgtcgccgtcgtgtGCCGTGCCGTCAAAACGTTTCTCGTTTGCTATGCAAGCCCTATCTACGGAAAATCGTCAGGGATGCAGGTCGGTCGCAAGAACGGGGTCATTGCGCCAATCGCTGCCGAAAACctctaaaattaaattgtCTGTGACTGATTTAGCCGTTTTTGGAGCTGGCCGCACCAGAAAAGACGTGTGATAGTATAGTCTGgtgaatttttatttttgcaaATGCACGGAATTTTCGTACACGTATTAGCCCACGTATTAGCGCCCAAAGTGTTTTAATCATTTGATCCGGTCGAGCTAACGCGCGTGTATGGAGCCCAAAGTTCTAATAATCGAGCCGTTCTGCGGCGGTTCTCATAAACAATTAGTCGCTCTACTAGAAGAAACTATTCCTGGCGTCGTATCGTTTGGAATGAAGCCTCAGAAATGGCACTGGCGAATGAGAACGTCGGCTCTTTACTTTTCCGCCGTCATTCCTCGCACAGAGCACTTGAGGCGAGCTTTATTCCGAACGTTTTAACCAAATGACGCATTTCTAGAACGTTGTTTGCAAGCTCCGTATTGAATTTAGCGGAACTCGTGGGTCTTCGACCCGACTTGGCGAACTTGAGAAAGGTCTTATACTTTCACGAAAATCAATTAGTTTATCCCGTACGAAAGCATCAAGATCGGGATTTTCAATACGGCTACAACCAAATTGTGTCTTGGTACGGATTTTTTCCCACCCACTGGCACTctaaaattattattgacATTCTTTTAGCCTcgttgctgacgtcattgttttTAATTCTCGCTTCAACATGAATTCCTTCTTGTCTAATATTCAATCGTATTTGAAATTGATGCCCGATTATAGGCCAAAAGATCTTGCCGACCAAATCCGACCGAAATGTCGCGTTCTCTATTATCCCGTTGATTTTCCTTCCTACGCTTcgagtgccgtcgacgaaacgaagctTCTACACATTGTATGGCCACACAGATGGTGATTAGCCTCAATCTGAAATGTAGAAACCTCCAAGGTATTGCATATACTAGGGAACACGATAAAGATCCCGACACGTTTTTCTCCGTACTATTTCAACTTCAAGAGTTGGACTGCGCGTTCAACGTGTCCGTAATAGGCCAATCTTACGAAGAAATTCCAAGTATAAAGAAATGACATCTAAATACTATTCTCCATTGGAAACGCTGGTTAGAGATTTTTTCTGATGCTAGAAGGAAACTTGACGCTCACATACTAACTTGGGGATATCAAGAGAGCGTCGAAGATTACTATAGAGTATTGCAAGATGCCGATGTTGCCGTGTCGACAGCTCAACACGAATTTTTCGGAGTAGCCATGTAGAGCGCTAACTTTTCATTCAAAACGCTAGAACAACTAtattgttttcttctttctccccAAGGCTTGAGTCGGCGCATTTTGGCTGCTATCCGCTGTGCCCAAATCAGCTCGTATATCCGGAAATATTCCCAGGCACGTGTATAACCTGTTGTATGGCAATGAATTATATGATGGACTGTAGAGGAATGCATCTATCGTACGATACCTCAGCTCGTCAAGAAGCTCAAGTATTTTTGTCGCAATCCGAGCGCGTGCAGAAATGACAGAAAACCTCGGGTAAGACGAACGACACATTATGCCCACGCACTTCGCGTTTCCCCcatttattttgtttatttatcaGATCAACCTCAAGCCATTCTCGTGGAAAACTTTAAAAGATTCCTACATCAAACTTTTGCACTAATGCGGTCTGTATAGTTTCATTTAAgatttctcctctttctcgtgAAATGCGTGAACTGCTTTAGGAAGTGGGACTTTAGCAGGACACGGTACTTGGCCTGGAATCTCACATATGCACTTTCGCCCAATGAGTCCAAAATTGGCTGGATTGGTTAGTAGAGAAAGTTTCTGATCACCGCTCACTTGCTCCCTAATTATCAAAACTGTTAGctttaaaatcaataattaatatgGTCTTACCCAGTCTTTCCTGCGATACCCTCTAGTTCATCTAAGATTTTATCGCACGGTTTTCCCTCGACGTCTAATTTTGTCCTTGTTCCATTTCCTAATTATtactattttatttaatctaattaataCGTCACGCATACCAAAATACACTTTAACAAGTGGAATAGggtcttcgtttttctgacTAAATATCTGAACTTTGGGGTTCTTGTATTGAATCTGAGGAACTTTTTCGTGCCAGAAG carries:
- the LOC136186567 gene encoding histone deacetylase 11-like, encoding MASEASPPQCRLYRDIEPNQLPIVYSSTYNIGFLGLEKLHPFDSGKWGRIFTMLCQDGMIASSRDIVEPLEPTEDELLKVHEKSYIDSLRWSVNVARVTEVPIVAMLPNFIIQRKVLRPLRYQTGGTILAAKLALDRGWAINIGGGFHHCSRSEGGGFCAYADITLAIHYLFEHVPTMGSAMIVDLDAHQGNGHERDFVDDKRVYILDAYNAGIYPMDFPARRAIRRSVELRHETSDDEYLRLVERHVESALNEFRPDVIVYNAGTDILIGDPLGRLAITAEGIVQRDEIVFKAARSREKPVPIVMVTSGGYQKKTARVIADSILNLWTKKLISGLELDGSSSL
- the LOC136186556 gene encoding tubulin monoglycylase TTLL3-like, translated to MSRLVPSELRAHPGPPRITRQCFRYDNAEVYCCPVPQASCVEIRPMSLSSTEGGTSIVLDSIAKPVPAASTVGAVVKIDETGRTIVAPFRKYRDAHRMHYSFNSELTFSPKLNQTSLKMARERGDRWKEAYGLRQAAQAAETEKLFTFRPRVSEKSRKIVEKLKTTFKSRNIRRQRDDDDNKTKKKNSKARASKSSASAACLPSLVPHAQNDSLSSSPEKCQSSCSNLPEIQSEASLTPIQVQTAPLRKVAVAAAAAAAPNVVKAPSPSPSPPPPPRLSASVPQETTVISPKCRRSKVTATTRSLSSAALVSPQWCDVPSIGRVRRARHAAERAVIEKKVFLCLGPYPAVRQSLRRRGWVEKNYHGPLGDGQRAMKKKTKKIVRNVAGEKEATTTAAASESDASSSDSDGEPEDSDLLVQAYREEFSSSEDDQYSMASRAVRDSYPHFIWTCKPRDIAFRLLRKDQIACHYKRNGSLTTKVGICMHLRNLRWHGDVHADTFFPRCYRLCADDEKFNFIDDFRLTAASNILKWITDNYQNRRPRSGSNGPVIPRSAIKLALKACENFITSCEHRDIDEHGTKSVLTEEEWNSLVLFSHQLTVEKGTLEPHADKNDVSRFENVLSQLRLYLPQFDMDGMTNIWIVKPGAKSRGRGITCINKLETILALASSPAQKDESKWVVQKYIERPLLIYNTKFDIRQWFLVTAWNPLTFWMYKDCYLRFCSQQFSLDDLDVSVHLCNNSIQKYYENVARSEELPDDNLWFHERFKEFLAERGAETAWDETIYPGMKQAIANVLLTTQEDMETRKNSFELYGADFMITEGDYRPWLIEVNCSPAMGASGKVTAKLCPQVIEDTIKVVIDRKVNKTVDTGRFELALKQAAVAVPPYTGMQLSVDGTRISKSSRPRAVSLDRFGDETTATSLAALNSVDNDIATDRSLKSPSPSCAVPSKRFSFAMQALSTENRQGCRSVARTGSLRQSLPKTSKIKLSVTDLAVFGAGRTRKDV
- the LOC136186566 gene encoding tRNA-queuosine alpha-mannosyltransferase-like, translated to MEPKVLIIEPFCGGSHKQLVALLEETIPGVVSFGMKPQKWHWRMRTSALYFSAVIPRTEHLRTLFASSVLNLAELVGLRPDLANLRKVLYFHENQLVYPVRKHQDRDFQYGYNQIVSCLVADVIVFNSRFNMNSFLSNIQSYLKLMPDYRPKDLADQIRPKCRVLYYPVDFPSYASSAVDETKLLHIVWPHRWEHDKDPDTFFSVLFQLQELDCAFNVSVIGQSYEEIPKIFSDARRKLDAHILTWGYQESVEDYYRVLQDADVAVSTAQHEFFGVAMLESAHFGCYPLCPNQLVYPEIFPEECIYRTIPQLVKKLKYFCRNPSACRNDRKPRINLKPFSWKTLKDSYIKLLH
- the LOC136186570 gene encoding small ribosomal subunit protein mS25-like; protein product: MRLKPKGKYGFRRTLEYLNGGTTYLKENVKTISVHYRTNSRGHEGLQRFWHEKVPQIQYKNPKVQIFSQKNEDPIPLVKVYFGNGTRTKLDVEGKPCDKILDELEGIAGKTGEQVSGDQKLSLLTNPANFGLIGRKCICEIPGQVPCPAKVPLPKAVHAFHEKEEKS